One stretch of Cervus canadensis isolate Bull #8, Minnesota chromosome 5, ASM1932006v1, whole genome shotgun sequence DNA includes these proteins:
- the LCN2 gene encoding neutrophil gelatinase-associated lipocalin isoform X2 has protein sequence MSVTLLWLGFTLLGALHTQARSSTPRLLRAPPLSKIPLQPNFQADQFQGKWYVVGVAGNAIKKEEQDQFKMYTSNYELKEDGSYNVTSTLLRDEGCDYWIRTFVPSSRPGQFTLGNIKSYPGIRSYTVRVVNTDYNQFAIVFFKKVQKKQGYFKTILYGRTKELTPEVKENFINFAKSLRLTDDHIVFTVPIDRCIDDQ, from the exons ATGTCCGTAACTCTCCTGTGGCTGGGCTTCACCCTCCTGGGGGCCCTGCACACCCAGGCCCGGAGTTCCACCCCCAGACTGCTGCGGGCCCCACCTCTGTCCAAGATCCCGCTGCAGCCCAACTTCCAGGCTGACCAG TTCCAGGGGAAGTGGTACGTCGTAGGCGTGGCGGGGAATGCAATTAAGAAGGAAGAGCAAGACCAGTTTAAGATGTACACTTCCAACTACGAGCTAAAGGAAGACGGCAGCTACAACGTCACCTCCACCCTATTAAG GGACGAGGGCTGTGACTACTGGATCAGAACTTTTGTCCCAAGCTCCCGTCCTGGCCAGTTCACCCTTGGCAATATTAAGA GCTACCCCGGGATAAGGAGCTACACCGTGCGGGTGGTGAACACCGACTACAACCAGTTTGCCATAGTGTTCTTCAAGAAGGTTCAAAAGAAACAGGGGTACTTCAAGACCATCCTTTACG GGAGGACCAAGGAGCTGACCCCTGAAGTGAAGGAGAACTTCATCAACTTCGCCAAGTCCCTGCGCCTCACCGATGACCACATCGTCTTCACCGTCCCAATTG ACCGGTGCATCGATGACCAGTAA
- the LCN2 gene encoding neutrophil gelatinase-associated lipocalin isoform X1, translated as MGCEAAAWTAGLFCPKTMSVTLLWLGFTLLGALHTQARSSTPRLLRAPPLSKIPLQPNFQADQFQGKWYVVGVAGNAIKKEEQDQFKMYTSNYELKEDGSYNVTSTLLRDEGCDYWIRTFVPSSRPGQFTLGNIKSYPGIRSYTVRVVNTDYNQFAIVFFKKVQKKQGYFKTILYGRTKELTPEVKENFINFAKSLRLTDDHIVFTVPIDRCIDDQ; from the exons ATGGGCTGCGAGG CTGCTGCCTGGACTGCCGGCCTCTTCTGCCCCAAAACCATGTCCGTAACTCTCCTGTGGCTGGGCTTCACCCTCCTGGGGGCCCTGCACACCCAGGCCCGGAGTTCCACCCCCAGACTGCTGCGGGCCCCACCTCTGTCCAAGATCCCGCTGCAGCCCAACTTCCAGGCTGACCAG TTCCAGGGGAAGTGGTACGTCGTAGGCGTGGCGGGGAATGCAATTAAGAAGGAAGAGCAAGACCAGTTTAAGATGTACACTTCCAACTACGAGCTAAAGGAAGACGGCAGCTACAACGTCACCTCCACCCTATTAAG GGACGAGGGCTGTGACTACTGGATCAGAACTTTTGTCCCAAGCTCCCGTCCTGGCCAGTTCACCCTTGGCAATATTAAGA GCTACCCCGGGATAAGGAGCTACACCGTGCGGGTGGTGAACACCGACTACAACCAGTTTGCCATAGTGTTCTTCAAGAAGGTTCAAAAGAAACAGGGGTACTTCAAGACCATCCTTTACG GGAGGACCAAGGAGCTGACCCCTGAAGTGAAGGAGAACTTCATCAACTTCGCCAAGTCCCTGCGCCTCACCGATGACCACATCGTCTTCACCGTCCCAATTG ACCGGTGCATCGATGACCAGTAA